The following coding sequences lie in one Alicyclobacillus curvatus genomic window:
- a CDS encoding histidine phosphatase family protein: MLELWVVRHGQTDWNLEHRIQGWTDVPLNHVGQIQAKKLGRHLEGIPFVALYTSDLERAHTTATILHQHTGVPIVVDRRLREKRFGTLEGKIQGLRSPLPYTGSAVAPRSSRPLPNANSQHRVATHSPSFMGNSGDPEAESDQSLKHRIGTFLADVTARSQGGRILVVTHGGLIRALLDLVGHPDREALANTSVTRLREKAGLWHPVAVNQAEHLRSDYAFDSNG; the protein is encoded by the coding sequence GTGCTTGAGCTATGGGTCGTGCGCCACGGCCAAACCGATTGGAACCTTGAGCACCGCATTCAAGGCTGGACTGATGTGCCGTTGAACCACGTTGGACAGATTCAAGCCAAGAAACTTGGAAGACACTTAGAAGGGATTCCCTTTGTCGCTCTTTACACAAGTGACCTCGAACGGGCGCACACGACCGCCACGATTTTACACCAACATACTGGCGTTCCCATTGTCGTGGATAGAAGACTGCGAGAAAAACGCTTTGGTACCCTCGAAGGAAAAATACAAGGTCTAAGGTCACCTTTACCGTACACCGGATCGGCGGTAGCGCCGCGCAGTTCGCGTCCCCTGCCAAACGCCAACAGTCAGCACAGGGTCGCCACTCACTCGCCATCTTTCATGGGGAACAGTGGCGACCCTGAGGCGGAGTCGGACCAGTCCCTAAAACACCGCATCGGTACATTCCTTGCGGATGTCACCGCTCGCTCGCAAGGCGGACGCATCCTGGTTGTAACACACGGCGGGTTAATTCGAGCACTGTTAGATCTCGTTGGGCACCCGGACCGTGAGGCACTTGCAAACACAAGTGTCACGAGGCTGCGCGAAAAAGCTGGTCTCTGGCATCCCGTTGCTGTGAATCAGGCTGAACACCTGCGCTCTGATTACGCCTTTGACTCAAATGGATAA
- the spoIIIAC gene encoding stage III sporulation protein AC translates to MTPEVRAIFQIAGIGFLVAILHTILKQSGKEEFAHWTTFVGFVAVFVIVIGYVDHLYSEIQRVFLQM, encoded by the coding sequence GTGACGCCAGAAGTTCGAGCTATCTTTCAAATCGCAGGAATCGGCTTCCTTGTGGCTATCCTTCACACCATTCTGAAACAGAGTGGGAAAGAAGAGTTTGCTCATTGGACCACATTCGTCGGATTTGTCGCAGTGTTTGTGATTGTCATCGGTTATGTAGACCACTTGTACAGCGAGATCCAGAGAGTCTTCCTGCAAATGTAG
- the spoIIIAA gene encoding stage III sporulation protein AA has protein sequence MTHQVEEGPDERIWQQVLHVCPPDIRGRLEALDPIYLRHIEEIRLRLGQPVQISGFGFDRFLGSIEDVTSNAQMGLRVTEEHLSRVLQAVTQASLYAVEDDLRKGFVTMQGGHRVGVAGRTVLGVGGEIRAVRSIYSVNLRVARERPGCAGLLSRYAFDRETGRPLSMLLISPPQCGKTTLLRDVARLWSWGGIAAGVPAAKVTIVDERSELAGSVEGRPQFDIGPRTDLMDGCPKAEGMRMAIRSLSPGVIVTDEIGREDDVRAVLDATHAGVAVVTSVHAASVDEWRQRPAMEGLYRSKAFKRYVLIGRDEGPGTILRVEDEGQVVLYRRTSASKRVDPG, from the coding sequence GTGACTCATCAGGTTGAGGAAGGGCCGGATGAGCGCATCTGGCAACAGGTGTTACACGTCTGTCCTCCTGACATCCGTGGACGGCTGGAGGCCCTTGACCCAATATACCTGCGCCATATCGAGGAAATTCGTTTACGTCTTGGCCAACCGGTACAAATCTCGGGATTTGGCTTCGACCGTTTTCTCGGCAGCATCGAGGACGTGACCTCGAACGCCCAGATGGGGCTCAGAGTTACGGAAGAGCACTTGTCGAGAGTGCTTCAGGCTGTAACGCAGGCGTCCCTGTATGCAGTTGAAGATGACCTCCGGAAAGGATTTGTCACGATGCAAGGCGGGCATCGGGTGGGCGTTGCGGGCCGGACGGTTCTTGGCGTCGGCGGTGAAATTCGTGCTGTTCGATCTATCTACTCTGTGAACCTTCGCGTCGCCAGAGAGCGACCAGGCTGTGCCGGTCTACTGTCCAGGTACGCCTTTGACAGGGAAACCGGGCGTCCGCTCTCCATGCTGCTGATTTCACCGCCGCAGTGTGGCAAGACAACCCTCTTGCGAGACGTGGCTCGCCTGTGGAGTTGGGGTGGCATCGCCGCAGGCGTGCCTGCAGCGAAGGTGACCATCGTGGATGAACGCTCGGAACTTGCCGGGAGTGTTGAAGGACGACCACAGTTCGATATCGGGCCGCGGACAGATCTGATGGATGGATGCCCAAAAGCCGAGGGCATGCGGATGGCGATTCGCAGCTTATCTCCGGGCGTGATTGTGACCGACGAGATTGGCAGAGAGGACGATGTCAGGGCCGTTTTGGATGCGACTCATGCTGGCGTCGCAGTCGTGACTTCCGTCCACGCTGCGTCGGTTGACGAGTGGCGGCAGCGTCCCGCGATGGAAGGATTGTATCGGTCTAAGGCATTCAAAAGATACGTTCTTATCGGCAGGGATGAGGGGCCGGGTACCATTCTCCGTGTGGAGGATGAAGGGCAAGTCGTCCTGTATCGACGAACGTCCGCGAGCAAAAGGGTGGACCCAGGTTGA
- the spoIIIAE gene encoding stage III sporulation protein AE, with protein MSFVIGLFIILAAVRPVFASADNSAASPATSVEQVAQAQLDNLPTGTIEHYWNDLKQQYGGYLPDIHSASVVRSILDNGGWNLHGLVNGVLRYFLAEVFDNVRLLGAILLLSVLAVVLQSMQSAFEQQTVSQVAYAVIFFVLMGLAIGSFTEAVGYAKHAIQSMTDFMLATVPLVVTIMAASGAIASAAFFQPMLLFAVHLISNVVFLFVFPLIFFAAILDLVSSLSPRYQVTRLAGLFRTTGVATLGICLSAFLGVASVQGLGKGVADGVSLRMAKFAVNTFVPIVGKAMSDAAETVVSASMLVKNAVGVTGLVIVLFIALFPALKILALSFIYSGSAALMQPLGDGPMVATLGALSKSLVLVFACVAAVALMFFMAICILLLSANIAVVMS; from the coding sequence ATTTCATTCGTCATCGGTTTGTTCATCATCCTCGCTGCCGTCCGACCTGTGTTTGCCAGTGCTGACAATTCGGCTGCTTCCCCTGCTACGTCAGTTGAGCAGGTTGCACAGGCCCAATTGGATAACCTGCCCACCGGGACGATTGAGCATTACTGGAACGACTTAAAGCAGCAGTATGGCGGCTATCTTCCAGACATTCACAGCGCTAGTGTTGTGCGGTCGATTCTCGACAATGGGGGCTGGAATCTGCACGGTCTGGTGAACGGAGTACTGCGCTACTTCCTGGCTGAGGTCTTTGACAACGTCAGATTACTGGGGGCCATCTTGTTGTTGTCGGTCCTCGCTGTCGTTCTTCAGTCGATGCAATCGGCCTTTGAGCAGCAGACGGTCAGTCAGGTAGCATACGCTGTCATTTTCTTTGTATTGATGGGGCTGGCTATTGGTTCGTTCACCGAAGCGGTTGGATATGCGAAGCACGCGATTCAGTCGATGACAGACTTCATGCTGGCGACCGTACCCCTGGTTGTAACGATTATGGCTGCCTCTGGAGCTATTGCGTCAGCCGCATTTTTTCAGCCAATGCTGCTGTTTGCAGTCCACCTTATCAGCAATGTTGTATTCCTGTTCGTCTTTCCGCTCATCTTCTTCGCCGCGATTCTTGACTTGGTCAGCAGTCTGTCGCCGCGTTACCAAGTTACACGTCTTGCGGGGTTATTTCGAACAACGGGAGTCGCCACCCTTGGCATCTGTCTGAGTGCCTTCCTTGGTGTGGCCAGTGTGCAAGGTCTGGGGAAAGGCGTGGCGGACGGAGTCAGTCTGAGAATGGCGAAGTTTGCTGTAAACACTTTTGTCCCGATTGTCGGGAAGGCGATGTCCGACGCGGCCGAGACCGTTGTCAGCGCATCGATGCTTGTCAAAAACGCCGTCGGTGTTACAGGACTCGTCATCGTGTTGTTCATTGCACTCTTCCCGGCGTTGAAAATCCTGGCTTTGTCCTTTATATACAGCGGCAGTGCGGCGCTGATGCAGCCCCTCGGGGACGGGCCGATGGTGGCGACGCTCGGGGCGTTAAGTAAAAGTCTTGTTCTCGTGTTTGCATGCGTCGCCGCCGTTGCGCTGATGTTTTTTATGGCCATCTGCATCCTGCTTCTGTCCGCCAATATTGCGGTGGTAATGTCATGA
- a CDS encoding SpoIIIAH-like family protein has product MVKRQTVWLSTMMVLSLMLIGYYTMNNQNSTTTTSTNGTSVATSTTGVPNSNSTSGNQTTANQTSGSQNTAAGTGTPTTTTDWFVNMQTQLDTEMTKQIDAEEQILANNNASAQELSGAEDKLRQLQSEQGALANAKEMILAKGYQDCVIVPSSDGSQVVVYVKASQLSNTKAVQLMNIVSQQLNVSASDVIVKIKA; this is encoded by the coding sequence ATGGTGAAACGGCAAACGGTGTGGTTATCGACAATGATGGTGTTATCCCTGATGTTGATTGGGTATTACACCATGAATAACCAAAACAGCACGACAACAACATCGACGAATGGGACAAGCGTGGCCACTTCAACCACCGGGGTGCCAAACAGTAACTCGACTTCCGGCAATCAAACAACGGCGAATCAGACCTCAGGAAGTCAAAACACGGCGGCGGGTACCGGCACCCCAACGACGACCACTGACTGGTTCGTGAATATGCAAACGCAGCTCGATACCGAGATGACGAAGCAAATTGATGCGGAGGAACAAATTCTCGCAAACAACAACGCGTCGGCACAGGAGTTGAGCGGGGCCGAGGATAAGCTCCGTCAATTGCAAAGCGAGCAGGGTGCACTCGCCAACGCGAAGGAAATGATTTTGGCCAAAGGCTATCAAGATTGCGTCATTGTGCCGAGTTCAGATGGCAGCCAAGTTGTTGTTTACGTCAAGGCTAGCCAGCTTTCGAACACGAAGGCGGTGCAACTAATGAACATTGTCAGTCAACAGTTGAACGTCTCCGCATCCGACGTTATCGTCAAAATTAAAGCGTAA
- the spoIIIAB gene encoding stage III sporulation protein AB, with translation MIKLIGSALVILATSAIGFRLARAYRERPREVQLLIEALRMLRADIEYTATPLPQALANVAVRLAKPVSVLLGMTAEALCRSDVTVDEALAAGIEACKPLAHLQEADYKALSVFGRTLGTSDLAHQSQQFEATLAQLETMQKEAEDAKRRFERMWQYIGVLSGLFIVILLY, from the coding sequence TTGATAAAGTTAATCGGAAGTGCACTCGTTATTCTCGCTACCAGCGCCATCGGGTTTCGGTTGGCTCGGGCGTACCGTGAACGTCCCCGCGAGGTGCAGTTATTGATTGAGGCACTGCGAATGCTTCGCGCTGACATTGAATACACGGCAACGCCGCTGCCACAAGCACTGGCAAACGTAGCCGTGCGCCTTGCCAAGCCTGTGAGTGTCCTGCTCGGTATGACAGCTGAGGCACTCTGTCGGTCAGATGTGACGGTTGATGAGGCCCTGGCGGCAGGTATCGAGGCCTGTAAACCATTGGCCCACTTGCAGGAAGCAGACTACAAAGCACTTTCAGTTTTTGGCCGAACGCTCGGTACTTCTGACCTGGCTCACCAAAGTCAGCAATTTGAGGCGACACTGGCGCAACTGGAAACCATGCAGAAAGAAGCCGAAGATGCAAAGCGTCGTTTTGAGCGCATGTGGCAATACATTGGAGTGCTCAGTGGCCTGTTCATTGTGATTTTACTTTACTAA
- the accB gene encoding acetyl-CoA carboxylase biotin carboxyl carrier protein encodes MFKIGEIRELIRLLDETSVSELTVESGDAKLHIKKPDVTVAAASQVPVSSAPQPVTTALQTAPVEASAPVAQPVQAAQEDDSTTVITSPMVGTFYRASSPDAAPYVEEGSRVTAKSVVCIVEAMKLMNEIEAETNGIIVEVLTENGQLVEYGQPLFRIKRA; translated from the coding sequence TTGTTCAAGATAGGTGAAATCCGAGAACTTATTCGGCTGCTGGATGAAACGAGTGTAAGCGAACTGACTGTGGAATCTGGAGATGCTAAGTTGCATATCAAGAAGCCTGACGTGACCGTCGCAGCGGCGTCGCAGGTTCCTGTGTCGAGTGCACCACAACCTGTAACAACAGCACTTCAAACTGCACCGGTGGAAGCATCCGCTCCCGTTGCCCAGCCCGTACAGGCAGCACAAGAAGACGACTCTACGACTGTTATAACTTCGCCAATGGTGGGCACATTTTATCGTGCATCTTCACCAGATGCAGCGCCCTATGTGGAGGAAGGTAGTCGGGTGACCGCGAAGAGCGTAGTCTGTATTGTCGAAGCCATGAAGTTGATGAACGAGATTGAGGCCGAGACCAATGGCATCATCGTCGAAGTGTTGACGGAAAACGGTCAGCTGGTTGAGTACGGTCAACCCCTATTTCGCATTAAACGTGCGTAA
- the efp gene encoding elongation factor P has translation MISSNDFRTGTTIEVDNNIFRVIEFMHVKPGKGAAFVRTKLKNVKTGAVREQTFRAGEKVPRARIETREMQYLYNDGELYTFMDTETYEQLTIPRAQLDYELNFLKENMNCYIVLHDGQSIGIDLPNTVELVVTSTEPGIKGDTATGGSKPATMDTGYTLQVPFFVNEGDKLIIDTRSGAYVSRA, from the coding sequence GTGATTTCAAGCAACGACTTTCGTACCGGTACGACCATTGAAGTGGACAACAACATATTTCGGGTCATTGAGTTTATGCACGTGAAACCTGGCAAAGGCGCGGCTTTTGTGCGCACGAAATTGAAAAACGTTAAGACCGGCGCCGTTCGTGAGCAGACATTCCGTGCTGGTGAAAAAGTGCCGCGTGCGCGTATTGAGACGCGCGAGATGCAGTACCTGTATAACGATGGGGAACTGTACACCTTTATGGATACGGAGACGTACGAGCAATTGACGATTCCAAGAGCTCAGCTCGACTATGAACTGAACTTCCTGAAGGAGAACATGAACTGCTACATCGTACTCCACGATGGTCAATCCATCGGTATCGACCTTCCAAATACTGTGGAACTCGTTGTCACGAGCACAGAGCCTGGCATTAAGGGTGACACGGCGACTGGAGGCAGCAAGCCTGCGACTATGGACACTGGATACACGTTGCAGGTTCCGTTCTTTGTGAATGAGGGAGATAAATTGATTATTGATACTCGTTCTGGCGCATACGTCTCACGCGCCTAA
- the gcvPA gene encoding aminomethyl-transferring glycine dehydrogenase subunit GcvPA, whose translation MQKRPREGHSLRSFSYVPHTQKDRDTMLEFLGIADTEALFADVPDKLRMTRPLELRPAMSELELERHLGGLARQNLDVGQVVSYLGAGSYEHYQPSVVDAIISRSEFYTSYTPYQPEVSQGMLQAIFEYQTMVSELTGMDIANASMYDGPTAFAEAGIVCCSHTRREKLLVARTVHPEYRAVLQTYAAGQSIQIVELPMAEGVIDMAAMIAALDETVAGVLVQYPNFFGRIEDLRAISDAAHEVGAVVVVNTYPVALGLLESPGAFGADLVVAEGQSLGNSMSYGGPYLGIMAAKKDLMRRLPGRIVGQTVDHDSRRGFVLTLQAREQHIRREKASSNICSNQALNALAATVFMSYMGPNGMRELALQNYHKAHYFYNELRKLPGVTIPFAGPFFNEFVVSFSKSAAKIQEEILASGIVFGLNLSEFYPELANSVLLTVTEVRSRQEMDETVARLGELL comes from the coding sequence ATGCAAAAGAGACCACGGGAGGGTCATTCATTGCGAAGTTTTAGCTATGTTCCACACACTCAAAAGGACCGTGACACGATGCTTGAGTTTCTCGGTATTGCAGACACGGAAGCCTTATTCGCTGATGTTCCTGACAAACTGCGGATGACACGTCCACTAGAACTGCGACCTGCGATGTCTGAGCTTGAACTTGAGCGACATCTGGGGGGATTGGCTCGACAGAATCTCGATGTTGGACAAGTTGTGTCTTATCTCGGTGCAGGCAGTTACGAGCACTACCAGCCTAGTGTTGTAGACGCTATCATTTCTCGCTCTGAGTTTTACACCTCGTACACGCCTTATCAGCCGGAAGTCAGCCAGGGGATGCTGCAGGCGATTTTTGAGTACCAGACGATGGTATCGGAACTGACAGGGATGGACATTGCAAACGCGTCCATGTACGACGGGCCAACGGCGTTTGCTGAAGCCGGTATTGTTTGTTGCAGCCATACGAGGCGTGAAAAGTTGCTTGTCGCCCGCACCGTCCATCCAGAATATCGCGCTGTACTGCAAACGTACGCGGCCGGGCAGTCGATTCAAATTGTTGAATTGCCAATGGCAGAGGGTGTTATCGACATGGCGGCGATGATAGCCGCTTTAGATGAGACCGTGGCCGGTGTACTCGTGCAGTACCCGAATTTCTTTGGCCGCATTGAAGACTTGCGCGCGATATCCGACGCGGCGCATGAAGTCGGTGCGGTTGTGGTTGTCAACACTTACCCCGTAGCACTTGGACTGCTCGAGTCACCCGGGGCATTTGGGGCCGATCTCGTTGTTGCTGAAGGTCAATCCCTCGGAAACTCGATGTCATACGGTGGACCCTACCTCGGAATCATGGCTGCCAAGAAAGACTTGATGCGGCGTTTGCCGGGCCGAATTGTCGGGCAGACAGTCGACCATGATAGCCGGCGTGGTTTCGTACTGACGTTGCAGGCCCGCGAGCAGCACATTCGGCGGGAGAAGGCGTCCTCGAACATTTGCTCGAACCAAGCGCTGAACGCACTCGCTGCTACAGTTTTCATGTCCTATATGGGACCGAACGGCATGCGCGAACTCGCTTTACAGAACTATCACAAAGCGCATTACTTCTATAATGAACTTCGGAAACTGCCAGGCGTCACAATCCCGTTTGCAGGACCATTCTTCAATGAATTTGTTGTCTCGTTTTCAAAATCTGCTGCGAAAATTCAGGAAGAGATTCTCGCCAGTGGGATTGTGTTCGGGCTCAATCTCTCCGAATTTTATCCGGAACTTGCGAACTCTGTGCTCTTAACGGTCACAGAAGTCAGGAGCCGACAGGAAATGGACGAGACAGTGGCGAGATTGGGGGAATTGCTGTGA
- the spoIIIAF gene encoding stage III sporulation protein AF produces MNVLGGWLRQLILIIFLAILADFLLPTKAMQKYVRVVMGLAVIAAMLQPMMPLFHGGWANQLADKATSEILGSPQATNVGIAGYDISSLKQQLQKEQSSAEMVLLQQRLQEAVAAACHCDVAQVVVQADSNGKISGVTVVTASAAQKNTRQSIINFLTNQLALGQSQVQVVRSLEGGNSSGS; encoded by the coding sequence ATGAATGTACTCGGGGGGTGGTTGCGGCAACTCATTCTCATCATCTTTCTTGCGATTTTGGCCGATTTTTTACTACCCACAAAGGCCATGCAGAAATATGTTCGCGTGGTCATGGGTCTTGCTGTGATTGCTGCTATGTTGCAACCAATGATGCCGTTGTTTCACGGGGGATGGGCCAATCAGTTGGCTGACAAGGCGACTTCTGAAATTCTCGGCAGCCCTCAGGCGACAAACGTGGGTATTGCGGGGTACGACATCAGTTCACTCAAGCAGCAGTTGCAAAAGGAACAGTCATCAGCCGAGATGGTCCTGTTGCAGCAACGGCTACAGGAGGCGGTAGCAGCAGCCTGTCACTGTGATGTTGCACAGGTCGTCGTGCAGGCAGATAGCAACGGCAAGATAAGCGGTGTGACGGTGGTAACTGCATCTGCAGCGCAAAAAAACACCAGACAAAGCATTATCAACTTTTTGACGAACCAGTTGGCACTTGGGCAGAGCCAAGTACAAGTAGTCCGTTCACTGGAAGGGGGGAACTCATCTGGATCTTAA
- the gcvPB gene encoding aminomethyl-transferring glycine dehydrogenase subunit GcvPB, translating into MQQSGEQKLIFEVGETNRKAYTLPLLDVPETSTEEVEAFARKVAPRLPELSEVDVVRHFTALSTRNHGVDSGFYPLGSCTMKYNPKRNERAARLPGFAQIHPYQPESTVQGALHLLYDLQLDLAEITGMDAVSLQPAAGAQGEWTGLTMISAYHKERGEHRDKVIVPDSAHGTNPASVTMAGLKAVTIPSNADGSVNLEALRSAVGADTAALMLTNPSTLGLFESNILEIAEIVHQAGGLLYYDGANANAILGYARPGDMGFDVVHLNLHKTFSTPHGGGGPGAGPVGVKAILEKYLPKPVVVKDDDGNYSLQHDRPSSIGKVKGFYGNFGVLVRAYAYIRTMGPDGLKRVSEHAVLSANYLMRRLAVAYDLPFDAVCKHEFVLSGKRQKKLGVRTLDIAKRLLDFGVHPPTIYFPLIVEECLMIEPTETESLETLDAFADIMLSIAQEAEENPEFVKSAPHTTVVGRLDEVTAARNPVLRYPFESKA; encoded by the coding sequence ATACAGCAGAGCGGCGAGCAGAAACTCATCTTTGAAGTTGGAGAGACAAATCGGAAAGCTTACACCCTACCTCTGCTTGACGTACCGGAAACGTCGACCGAGGAAGTAGAGGCCTTTGCGCGCAAGGTGGCCCCACGTTTGCCGGAACTTAGTGAAGTCGACGTCGTACGGCACTTTACCGCGCTTTCAACACGCAATCATGGTGTCGATTCAGGATTCTATCCCCTTGGGTCATGCACGATGAAATATAACCCGAAACGCAATGAACGAGCAGCTCGCTTACCTGGATTTGCACAGATTCATCCTTATCAACCGGAATCTACGGTGCAGGGGGCTTTGCATCTACTCTATGACCTGCAGCTTGACCTGGCTGAAATCACGGGCATGGACGCTGTCAGTTTGCAACCCGCAGCCGGGGCCCAGGGTGAGTGGACTGGGTTAACGATGATATCTGCGTATCACAAGGAGCGCGGTGAGCACCGCGACAAGGTGATTGTGCCAGATTCGGCTCACGGCACAAATCCTGCGAGCGTGACAATGGCTGGTCTAAAGGCGGTAACCATTCCTTCGAATGCTGACGGAAGCGTGAACCTGGAGGCATTGAGGTCAGCTGTTGGAGCCGATACAGCGGCGCTAATGTTGACAAACCCGTCCACACTTGGGCTGTTTGAGTCCAATATTCTAGAAATCGCAGAAATTGTCCATCAGGCTGGCGGATTGTTGTATTACGACGGGGCAAACGCAAACGCGATACTTGGTTATGCCAGACCGGGAGACATGGGCTTTGACGTCGTTCATCTGAACCTCCATAAAACATTCTCCACGCCGCACGGCGGTGGCGGGCCTGGTGCTGGGCCAGTCGGTGTGAAGGCAATCCTTGAGAAATATCTCCCGAAACCCGTTGTAGTAAAGGACGATGACGGGAATTATTCCTTGCAACATGACCGTCCATCTTCCATCGGGAAGGTAAAAGGTTTCTATGGGAATTTCGGTGTCTTGGTGCGCGCTTACGCATACATTCGGACAATGGGTCCAGATGGTTTGAAGCGAGTGTCAGAACATGCGGTGTTGTCGGCAAACTATCTGATGCGGCGTCTCGCAGTGGCATACGACCTGCCGTTTGACGCTGTGTGCAAGCATGAATTTGTCCTCTCTGGCAAAAGGCAAAAGAAGCTTGGGGTCAGAACCCTTGACATCGCCAAGCGATTGCTCGATTTTGGGGTCCATCCGCCAACCATTTACTTTCCGCTGATTGTCGAGGAGTGTTTGATGATTGAACCGACAGAAACGGAGAGTCTCGAGACACTCGATGCATTTGCCGACATTATGCTCTCGATTGCACAGGAAGCTGAGGAGAACCCTGAATTCGTGAAGAGTGCTCCCCATACAACGGTTGTCGGGCGTCTCGATGAAGTGACCGCTGCGCGCAATCCAGTGCTTCGTTATCCATTTGAGTCAAAGGCGTAA
- the spoIIIAD gene encoding stage III sporulation protein AD, with product MHILQLVGIGLTATVLVSVLRPHVPQFAMMVGLIAGIVLLVQVVQNMESVIKTLTELSTSANVNQGFMSTVLRIIGIAYIVEFAAQVARDAKEGALAGKIELAGKVGIVILALPIITGVIDSLIHLLP from the coding sequence TTGCACATTCTGCAGCTTGTCGGCATCGGTCTCACGGCAACTGTGCTCGTTTCTGTCCTTCGACCGCATGTACCACAATTTGCCATGATGGTTGGGTTGATTGCCGGGATTGTGTTGTTGGTGCAAGTGGTTCAGAACATGGAGTCTGTTATCAAAACGCTGACTGAATTGTCTACATCGGCGAATGTGAACCAGGGTTTCATGTCAACCGTGCTTCGAATTATCGGGATTGCATATATCGTTGAATTTGCCGCTCAGGTTGCGAGGGACGCCAAGGAAGGTGCACTTGCAGGTAAGATTGAGCTCGCCGGCAAGGTGGGTATTGTCATTCTTGCCTTGCCGATTATTACAGGTGTGATTGATTCGTTGATACACCTGCTTCCATAG
- the aroQ gene encoding type II 3-dehydroquinate dehydratase, whose translation MNGQPTLLLVNGPNLNRLGHREPAIYGRETLSDVVNRIRQTAGQQGVSVLDMQSNSEGALIDFLQEHARVASGIILNPGAFAHYSYALRDCLADVRSYCPIVEVHISNVHQREVFRHESVLAAVVTGQIVGLGTSGYDLAANYLLSAMVHGKSENTAST comes from the coding sequence TTGAACGGACAACCTACCCTGCTGTTGGTGAACGGCCCGAACTTAAATCGACTGGGTCATCGCGAACCTGCCATTTACGGTCGCGAAACCTTGTCGGACGTGGTCAACCGTATCAGGCAGACTGCAGGGCAACAGGGTGTAAGCGTACTCGATATGCAGAGTAATTCGGAAGGTGCACTGATTGATTTTCTGCAGGAGCACGCTAGGGTGGCAAGTGGAATCATACTTAACCCAGGTGCCTTCGCTCATTACAGTTACGCCTTGCGGGATTGCCTGGCGGATGTCAGGTCCTATTGTCCGATTGTGGAAGTGCACATCTCCAATGTCCATCAACGGGAAGTGTTTCGTCATGAGTCAGTACTTGCCGCGGTGGTGACGGGCCAAATTGTTGGACTTGGCACCTCAGGATATGACCTTGCCGCGAACTACTTGTTATCCGCAATGGTTCACGGCAAATCAGAGAACACAGCTTCAACGTAA